One Helicobacter suis HS1 genomic window, TTAGCGATTGGTTATAAACCACTTCTGCATCAAAACGAGTCCTTAAAGCCCTAAGATAGGTGGTAAAATCCACCAAATTAGCCGCATACCTTCTTTTAATACTATCATAGGAAATGGTGGCTGATTTTAAACTAGCCTCTGAACTGCGGATTCGATCCACAGCCATGTATATAGATCTGCGGTAAAGCTCTTCATCTTTTTGTTGCTCCATTTTTTTATACATGAGGGTTTTTTCCTGTGATAGTTGATTTAAGCGTACATATTGTTTTTGTAAACTCAATCCAATATCGCTTAAAATATTCAAACTAACCACAATCCCTACAGTGTTTTGTTGTTGTGGGAACAAGTTTCCAAATCTATTATCCTTACCACGGGCAAATGCCGGTTTTTGGATATAGTATTGCCAGTCATCATTAATATCCACTGTAGGGTAGTAGTTGAGTGCCTTATTTTGATAACTAATTGCTGTGATTTGTTCTCTAAGGGCGCGCAAATCTGCTCGTTCCCTGAGTGCAAAAGAGGGCTGAAGAAGAGTAGTACGGCGCAAAGAGTGGATTTTGCTATTAGTCAAATATTCTAAAGTCAAGCGGTTTTGCTCAATAGAAAACTGTATATTAGTAATATCATTCTCACTTAACGCGCTTTGTGCTTTAGCACTCTCTAATTCATCAATGGCTACCAAACCTTGATCATACAAACGCCTAATACGCTTGAGATTGAATTGTAGCTCGGCTAATCTTTCCTTATAGGCCACTAGTTGTGCCATGTTATTGAAATATTGGTAATACTGCTGTACCACTTGCAAATAAATGCTTTGCTTGGTGTATTCCATATTAGCACTACTAGAACGGTAAGAAGCCGCTTGTTGTCTAACGCCATTAACATCGCTAAAACCATTAAACAAATTTAAGGTTAGTTTCGTGTCGAGTAACTGCATACTATAGTTAGGATAAAAAGGCGTGTTTCTGTTGCGGTGGTTAAAGGTATAACTGCCGCTTAAAGTTGGCAAAAACTTAGCTTTAGCAATGGCG contains:
- a CDS encoding TolC family protein; this translates as MKRLERLEDHNFASTEGNALSLADLIKNANNNYSLQAARLQVAQALKNHAIAKAKFLPTLSGSYTFNHRNRNTPFYPNYSMQLLDTKLTLNLFNGFSDVNGVRQQAASYRSSSANMEYTKQSIYLQVVQQYYQYFNNMAQLVAYKERLAELQFNLKRIRRLYDQGLVAIDELESAKAQSALSENDITNIQFSIEQNRLTLEYLTNSKIHSLRRTTLLQPSFALRERADLRALREQITAISYQNKALNYYPTVDINDDWQYYIQKPAFARGKDNRFGNLFPQQQNTVGIVVSLNILSDIGLSLQKQYVRLNQLSQEKTLMYKKMEQQKDEELYRRSIYMAVDRIRSSEASLKSATISYDSIKRRYAANLVDFTTYLRALRTRFDAEVVYNQSLNNYEMQKANYIFYSGHEIQNYVR